CTAAGGTCATTGAATAAGTTGATTAAATAATTAGTAATTAATCCTTAATCATTTAGTGAGCAGCTAAACGCTCTAAAAATTATAAAATTTAAACATCCAGGTAACTATCATGTCAGGAAACACCATTGCCGAGCATATTCAAGCTCTAAAAAACAAGACGATCTCCAGTGTTGAGCTCACTCAGCACTACCTTGACCATATTAAGACAACAGATAACACACTGAATAATTTCATCAGCATTACAGAAGATCAAGCGCTCACAGCGGCCAAACAAGCCGATGAGAAATTAGCCCAAGGCAGCGATATAACTCCGTTAACAGGCGTGCCCATTGCCTATAAAGACATTTTTTGTACAGACGGTGTTAAAACCAGCTGTGGCTCTAAAATGCTTGATAGCTTTATCGCCCCTTATGATGCCACTGTTGTTAGCAAGCTCAAAAATGCCGGCACCGTCATGCTCGGTAAAACCAATATGGATGAGTTCGCAATGGGGTCATCCAATGAAACCAGCTTTTACGGCGCCTCCAAAAACCCTTGGGATTTAAATAAAGTTCCAGGCGGCTCTTCTGGTGGCTCGGCCTCTGCTGTTGCCGCTCGCCAAGCCCCAGCGACTCTCGGTACAGATACCGGTGGCTCGATTCGCCAACCGGCTTCGCTGTGTGGAATCACAGGTTTAAAGCCAACTTATGGGCGCATCAGCCGCTTTGGCATGATTGCCTATGCCTCCAGCTTAGACCAAGCCGGTCCGATGACACAAACCGCAGAAGATGCTGCAATTATGCTAAACGTAATGGCAGGCTTTGATGAAAAAGATTCGACAAGCGTTGACCAACCAGTTGAAGACTACACTAAACACCTTAACAACTCACTCGAAGGTGTACGCATCGGCTTGCCAAAAGAGTATTTTAGCGAAGGTCTAGACAGTCAGGTTGAAAAGCAAGTTCAACTGGCGATTGCAGAATACGAAAAACTCGGGGCTAAAATCTGTGAGATTTCACTGCCGACAACCCAACTTGCCGTTCCAGCCTACTATGTCATCGCTCCGGCTGAATGCTCATCAAACTTAGCACGTATGGACGGCGTACGTTTTGGTCATCGTGCTGATAATCCAGCGGACCTCATCGACCTCTATAAGCGCTCACGCGCAGAAGGCTTTAGCGATGAAGTCAAACGCCGCATTATGGTTGGTACTTATGCGCTTTCAGCCGGTTATTATGATGCTTATTACAATAAAGCACAGCAAGTTCGCCAGCTCATCAGCGATGACTTTAAGCGCGCTTTTAATGAGGTTGACGTGATCGCCGGCCCAACCGCACCGACAACTGCTTTTGATTTTGGCAGCAAGAAAGACCCTGTCGCCATGTATTTATCCGATATCTATACGATTGCCGTAAACTTAGCGGGGTTGCCAGGCTTATCACACCCGGCTGGTTTCGTTGACAATTTGCCAGTTGGATTGCAACTGATCGGTAATCACTTTGATGAATCGCGCTTGCTTAACCTTGCACATCGCTACCAGCAAGTGACAGACCATCACACGATGATACCGACCGCATTTAAAGCTTAAAATATAAATATATTATAGAGAGTAATAAAGATGGAATGGGAAACCGTTATCGGGCTGGAAGTACATATTCAGCTCGCCACACAATCAAAAATATTTTCCGGTGCATCCACAGCTTACGGCGCACTACCCAACACACAAGCGTGCTCAATTGATTTAGGTTTACCTGGCGTTTTGCCTGTCCTCAATAAAGACACGGTAGAAATGGCCGTTAAATTTGCTTTAGCGTCTAATTCTAAGGTAAATCCGCGCTCTATTTTCTCACGTAAGCATTACTTTTATGCGGATCTGCCTAAAGGTTATCAAATCAGTCAATATGACCAGCCTATCGTTCATGATGGTTACCTTGACGTTCGCTTAGACGGTGATAAGGTTAAACGCATCGGCATCACCCGCGCCCACCTTGAAGAGGACGCAGGTAAGTCTTTGCATGAAGATTTCCATGGTTTAAGCGGCATCGACTTAAATCGTGCAGGCACCCCCTTACTTGAAATCGTCTCTGAACCTGATATGCGTAATGCCGAAGAAGCGGTTGCTTACCTCAAAACCTTGCACTCTCTCGTGCGTTATCTGGAGATTTGCGATGGTAATATGCAAGAAGGCTCTTTCCGTGTCGATGTCAACGTTTCAGTACGCCCGAAAGGTCAGGCTGAGTTTGGCACCCGCACTGAGACGAAAAACTTAAACTCTTTTCGCTTTATCGACCGCGCTATTAATTTTGAAGTCGAACGCCAGATCCAGGTGCTAGAGTCCGGTGGTACGATTAATCAAGAAACTCGCCTTTTTGATGCAATGAAGGGAGAGACTCGTTCATTGCGTTCTAAAGAAGATGCGCATGATTATCGCTATTTTCCAGATCCTGACTTATTACCGGTTGCTATCGAGCCTCGTTTTATTGAAGACATTAAAGCGACAATGCCAGAACTTCCTGAGCAAAAACGCCAGCGTTTTGTCGAGCAATATAGCTTGAGCGATTATGATGCCGGCGTACTCACCGCAAACCGCGATATGGCAAACTTTTATGAAGGCGCCGTAAAAGCGGCCGATGGCCATGCTAAGCTCGTTGCCAATTTAATGATGGGCGATTTTTATGCCGCTTTAAATAAAGAGCTACTCGATGTTACTGAAAGCCCAATTTCGGCAACGCAATTAGGTGGTCTGATTGCCCGTGTCGGCGATAATACAATTTCCGGTAAAATTGCTAAGGATATTTTCATTGCCATGTGGGAAGGCCAAGGCGATGCCGATACTATTATCGAGAAAAAAGGCTTAAAGCAAATCACTGACCCTGCCGCTATTGCCTCCATCGTTGATGAAGTGATGGCCGCAAACCCAACACAACTTGAACAATACCGTTCAGGCAAAGATAAACTGTTCGGCTTTTTTGTCGGCCAAGCAATGAAAGCTTCTAAAGGTAAAGCCAACCCTGCCGAGCTTAATAAAGTGCTTAAACAAAAACTATCTTCTTAATTAATTATAAGCGAAGGGCTTCGCCCTTCTCTTCTTTCTAGCTATCATCATAAAACTCTTACTTTATTTTTTATAAACTTTTTTTAATAAAAAATACCCAGCTATTGCGCCGCATGATCGAAAGTTTGCTGAATTGATTGACATCATTTTTTCATCTGTTGTCCAATGGAGTTCCGGCCCTCTAATAAAAATAATTTTTCATTATCTCAAGGAGTGATTTTTATGAAAGTTGCAAACTACTTTACTGATTCTAGACTCTCTCTTGGCGCCCTGGGTGTCATGGCCTATATTCAGCATCAACAGCACGTACAAAACAGCCCCCACTTAACAGTAGAAGATGTCGCCAAAGGCACAAATACAACCGACAAAAACCTCATTCGCGATGCCTTAAAAGAATTAACCGATGCTGGATACCTACCTGCCTAGTCACCAAACTCGAATTGCTGCCTTCTTTTTATTGGCAGTAATTCAACTTATAATCAGCTCTAAACTCAGTAAAATTTACTTCTATCTTTTAAAAGCTATTTATGCAAGCAACCTCTCTATTCTACTCATTACGCACCCACGCACTATTTGATAAGTTAGTTCTTGCCTGTGGCGTCACTTTTATTAGCTTCTCTTCTGTCTTCGTTCACCTTATTTCTGCAGGACCAGCAACCATTGGTGCATACCGGATGGCCATCGGCGGCCTAATTTTGCTTTTATTCACTTTTATTACTAAAAAATCTATTGTTATTACCAAGCGTTTCATTTTTCCTGCTATGATCGCCGGATTATTTTTCTGCCTTGATCTTGCCACCTGGCACCAAAGCATCCACTATGTTGGCCCCGGACTTGCAACAATTTTAAACAGCTGCCAGATTTTTTTGCTTGCTTTTCATCAGCTTGTTTTTTCTAAAAGAAAAAATCCACAAACACCAGATTATTGCATTAATCTTTATTATTCCAGGTGGTTTATTACTCTGTTTAAATGACTGGCTTAACCTCGGTCACCAATACCACTGGGGAGTGATTATCGGTCTTATTTCAGGGCTTTGCTATAGCGGCTATATTTATACTCTAAGAAAAGCAAATATCAATAATACAAGTAAGAATAAAAATAAAAATGCAAATGAAAAATCACCTAATACTTTATCTATATTAACAATCACTACCTTTTCAGCGATGATTTTTTTACTGATTATCGCAATAGCGACAGGTGAGCACCTAACACTCGGCACCCCATCAAATTATGCCTGGGTTTCAGCGTATGCATTGGTTTCTCAAGTCATCGGCTGGGGGTTAATCAGCTACGCACTCCCTAAAGTCAATGTCAGTGTCGCCGCTTTCATCCTGATTTTACAGCCTACTCTTTCTTTTATCTGGGATGTGCTATTTTTTAACCGCATCACCCCTTGGTTTGAGTGGCTAGGAATTATAATTATTCTTACCGCTGTTTCTCTGGCTAATCACACCCACTCAAGTCATTAATTTAAACGCACAGAATTTATTAGCTCTCTTGTCACCTTAAATTTACCAGCAATCACCTTTCGCAATGCTCGCTCGCTTTCACTGTAAAGTTTTTGCTCAACGGTTAATACAAAAGGTGGCTTGATTGGCAACCTTGCTAAACTGTACAGCAAATACCCCTCATTACCGTTATATAATTTCAAACCAACGAGCACATAAATCAAATGTGCAGATTTAATTAAATTATTTTTTACTGCTGCTGATGATACAAAAGGCATTTTCTCACTTGCTAATAACAGCACTGAACGGGTTGCCGCATTACCAAAATAATCGGCAGGATTACGCTGTATTTTATCCAAAATAGATGATAAATCCTGGGAAGGTTGCAAGGTCGTTAATAAATGCAAACTCATAATATTAAGCTCTTGGTCGGTGAAATTCTCAAGGCGTATCACCTTCGTCTGTTTTAAAGCCAATGGAACAAGTACCGGCCCAGCAAATTCATGCTTATGACCTAACAAAGGCACATAGTACTCTTGCATGACAAGCTTGCCTTGACGCAAAGGATTTTCAAACGATTTCGGTATTTCAAAGCTTAGAGTTTGGCTTTGGTACCACTGCCGAGATGGTGCTACCGCAGTACTGTAACAAAGAGAAGACAGCTCATTAGGGCAAGCATAAATATGCGCATTCTGATAAGGTGCTGTTCTTGAAACGTTACCCGCACAACCTACCAATAGCAAGACTGCAACCGTTAATATCAAATAGCGTATCACATGATTCTCCCATAATTTACGCGGATTATAGGGGACAGCGGACATTCATTGCAAGTTAGCTGATTCCAGCCATACTAACAATAAGCAGTAGGAGAATGGCCATGTACGATTATCATATACACCTTTATTACGATATCAGCACTCGCCCGGTTGCCAAACTCCTACGCAATAGCTTATACAGCATGCTAGAAGGTGTTGCAGAAGTCAGCCTGCTCCATGATAAGCCTCCCTACCCACACCCACAGCCGATGTTTGAAATTGCTTTTCCTAAAGACCTGCTTCCTAAGCTGACAAAGTGGTTTAAAGCACATCGCAATGGTCATAGTGTCCTACTCCATCCTGTTTTAGGGGATGAGACTGATGCTTATCACAGCAAAGGCCGCTGGATGGGGCCACCCCTCATTATTGTTTAAAACCCTTTCTGTTATCGCTTAATTTGGTTACATTAGTATTGAATAGCAGCTTGTTTTTCTGAACTAATGCCGTGAAATAAATATGAAAGCAAACTCATCAACCTATTTACTTTTATTCAGCTTAAGCTTCTCCCTTGCATCTATCCATCTAAACACAAGTCATGGTGCTGTTTACAGTTGGCAAGACACACAAGGGGTCACTCACTTTAGCAATCAACCCCATACAGGTTCAAAACAACTACACCTTTCAGAACCTATCCGTTTTCCTACATCACCAACATTAACCGCAACAACAATAAAAAACAGCCCACAATTGAAAACAGCAACCCACGATAACTATTTAAGTATCATTTCACCAAAAAACAATCAAAGTATCAATAATGCAGCGGGAAATATCAAAATAAAATTAAAACCCTTATCTAACACCGATACATATCGTTATTACTACTATATTGACAATAAACTCATTAAAGAATCTNNNNNNNNNNNNNNNNNNNNNNNNNNNNNNNNNNNNNNNNNNNNNNNNNNNNNNNNNNNNNNNNNNNNNNNNNNNNNNNNNNNNNNNNNNNNNNNNNNNNNNNAATTTGCACAGAAACTCCATCATTCAAAAATAACAAATAATATCAGCCTGATTAATTATGAAGACTAAAGAGCAGCTAATAAAATCAACGCTTATGAAGCTGCTGCTACATCTAAGGTCTCGATTACAGCATTTGGCCCAAGTTTTAGTAAATAGTCAACAGAGCTGACCAACTCATCCACTGTTAATTTATTTTCCTCTGGAAAGTCAAAGCCCTTTGTCATCTCCGTTGCAACAACGCCAGGGCATAAGGCCGTGACTTTGACACCAAAAGGCC
This genomic stretch from Piscirickettsia litoralis harbors:
- a CDS encoding DUF4124 domain-containing protein encodes the protein MKANSSTYLLLFSLSFSLASIHLNTSHGAVYSWQDTQGVTHFSNQPHTGSKQLHLSEPIRFPTSPTLTATTIKNSPQLKTATHDNYLSIISPKNNQSINNAAGNIKIKLKPLSNTDTYRYYYYIDNKLIKES
- the gatB gene encoding Asp-tRNA(Asn)/Glu-tRNA(Gln) amidotransferase subunit GatB codes for the protein MEWETVIGLEVHIQLATQSKIFSGASTAYGALPNTQACSIDLGLPGVLPVLNKDTVEMAVKFALASNSKVNPRSIFSRKHYFYADLPKGYQISQYDQPIVHDGYLDVRLDGDKVKRIGITRAHLEEDAGKSLHEDFHGLSGIDLNRAGTPLLEIVSEPDMRNAEEAVAYLKTLHSLVRYLEICDGNMQEGSFRVDVNVSVRPKGQAEFGTRTETKNLNSFRFIDRAINFEVERQIQVLESGGTINQETRLFDAMKGETRSLRSKEDAHDYRYFPDPDLLPVAIEPRFIEDIKATMPELPEQKRQRFVEQYSLSDYDAGVLTANRDMANFYEGAVKAADGHAKLVANLMMGDFYAALNKELLDVTESPISATQLGGLIARVGDNTISGKIAKDIFIAMWEGQGDADTIIEKKGLKQITDPAAIASIVDEVMAANPTQLEQYRSGKDKLFGFFVGQAMKASKGKANPAELNKVLKQKLSS
- a CDS encoding DOPA 4,5-dioxygenase family protein; this translates as MYDYHIHLYYDISTRPVAKLLRNSLYSMLEGVAEVSLLHDKPPYPHPQPMFEIAFPKDLLPKLTKWFKAHRNGHSVLLHPVLGDETDAYHSKGRWMGPPLIIV
- the gatA gene encoding Asp-tRNA(Asn)/Glu-tRNA(Gln) amidotransferase subunit GatA codes for the protein MSGNTIAEHIQALKNKTISSVELTQHYLDHIKTTDNTLNNFISITEDQALTAAKQADEKLAQGSDITPLTGVPIAYKDIFCTDGVKTSCGSKMLDSFIAPYDATVVSKLKNAGTVMLGKTNMDEFAMGSSNETSFYGASKNPWDLNKVPGGSSGGSASAVAARQAPATLGTDTGGSIRQPASLCGITGLKPTYGRISRFGMIAYASSLDQAGPMTQTAEDAAIMLNVMAGFDEKDSTSVDQPVEDYTKHLNNSLEGVRIGLPKEYFSEGLDSQVEKQVQLAIAEYEKLGAKICEISLPTTQLAVPAYYVIAPAECSSNLARMDGVRFGHRADNPADLIDLYKRSRAEGFSDEVKRRIMVGTYALSAGYYDAYYNKAQQVRQLISDDFKRAFNEVDVIAGPTAPTTAFDFGSKKDPVAMYLSDIYTIAVNLAGLPGLSHPAGFVDNLPVGLQLIGNHFDESRLLNLAHRYQQVTDHHTMIPTAFKA
- a CDS encoding DMT family transporter; translation: MFFLKEKIHKHQIIALIFIIPGGLLLCLNDWLNLGHQYHWGVIIGLISGLCYSGYIYTLRKANINNTSKNKNKNANEKSPNTLSILTITTFSAMIFLLIIAIATGEHLTLGTPSNYAWVSAYALVSQVIGWGLISYALPKVNVSVAAFILILQPTLSFIWDVLFFNRITPWFEWLGIIIILTAVSLANHTHSSH
- a CDS encoding EamA family transporter codes for the protein MQATSLFYSLRTHALFDKLVLACGVTFISFSSVFVHLISAGPATIGAYRMAIGGLILLLFTFITKKSIVITKRFIFPAMIAGLFFCLDLATWHQSIHYVGPGLATILNSCQIFLLAFHQLVFSKRKNPQTPDYCINLYYSRWFITLFK